Proteins encoded together in one Stigmatella aurantiaca window:
- a CDS encoding serine/threonine protein kinase: MDTAFPEKLPPGTIIGSWQVVSGAGRGAYGAVYRAVLEGQEAAGWVALKVALRSREERFEREAEVLSRILHPGVPRLLARGEWTGGRWRVPHPYLVMEWVEGLPLYQWAWECSPSSRQVLWLLAQLCRALQAIHAAQCLHRDVKGANVLVGANGKASLVDFGSGTYPEAPPLTEAPLAPGTRPYRSPQALRHAAAHAWDGARYQAGPEDDVYALGVTAYRMVTGVYPSQEEDPAVGQGTRQEAQPVRQPPHLRVRWIIPELSALIERMLAESPSERGSARELADALEAAAARAGPEADCSLETSAGFRPVVAVVPEPLGWRTPLRAGLIGAVLACLVIGLSTQRVSEHSWPTPPEAEQPDAGTVGLADASVPPEALAAAARAEDAPLPEELVALEMPKQPFAGQKRPPCKPHRETEIRGGCWAALLNAQSPCEDDGYEWAGKCFLPVKARPRPDTSNYP; the protein is encoded by the coding sequence ATGGACACGGCATTTCCCGAGAAGCTCCCCCCTGGCACCATCATCGGTTCCTGGCAGGTCGTCAGCGGCGCGGGCCGGGGAGCGTACGGCGCCGTCTACCGCGCCGTGCTGGAGGGGCAGGAGGCGGCGGGGTGGGTGGCCCTCAAGGTGGCCCTGCGCTCCCGGGAGGAGCGCTTCGAGCGCGAAGCGGAGGTGCTGTCCCGGATTCTCCACCCGGGAGTTCCCCGCTTGCTCGCCCGGGGGGAATGGACGGGAGGCCGCTGGCGGGTACCTCATCCCTATCTCGTCATGGAGTGGGTGGAGGGGCTTCCCCTGTACCAATGGGCCTGGGAGTGCTCGCCCAGCTCGCGCCAGGTTCTCTGGCTGCTCGCGCAGTTGTGCCGTGCCCTTCAGGCAATCCACGCGGCCCAATGCCTGCACCGGGATGTGAAGGGCGCCAATGTCCTCGTGGGGGCCAATGGAAAGGCGTCCCTGGTGGATTTCGGCTCCGGAACGTACCCGGAGGCACCACCGCTCACGGAGGCTCCGCTCGCTCCGGGAACACGGCCCTACCGGAGTCCCCAGGCCCTGCGCCACGCAGCGGCCCACGCGTGGGATGGCGCGCGTTACCAAGCCGGGCCCGAGGACGATGTGTATGCCTTGGGGGTCACCGCCTACCGGATGGTGACTGGAGTCTATCCGTCACAGGAAGAAGACCCGGCGGTGGGGCAGGGCACACGCCAGGAGGCACAGCCTGTCCGGCAACCACCCCATTTGCGCGTTCGCTGGATCATCCCGGAACTCTCGGCGCTCATCGAGCGGATGCTGGCGGAGAGCCCCTCGGAGCGGGGCAGCGCACGCGAGCTGGCAGACGCGCTGGAGGCTGCGGCGGCCCGGGCGGGCCCTGAGGCGGACTGCTCTCTGGAGACCTCGGCAGGTTTTCGGCCCGTGGTGGCAGTGGTTCCGGAGCCCCTCGGCTGGCGGACTCCGCTCCGGGCTGGGCTGATCGGGGCTGTACTGGCATGCCTTGTGATTGGCCTGTCCACACAGCGCGTGTCCGAGCACTCCTGGCCGACGCCCCCAGAAGCGGAGCAACCGGATGCGGGAACGGTGGGCCTGGCCGATGCCTCCGTGCCCCCAGAAGCGTTGGCCGCAGCAGCGCGCGCCGAGGATGCCCCTCTGCCCGAGGAACTCGTGGCCTTGGAGATGCCCAAGCAGCCGTTCGCTGGACAGAAGCGGCCGCCGTGCAAACCTCACCGAGAGACAGAAATCCGGGGTGGATGCTGGGCGGCCCTCCTGAATGCTCAGTCTCCGTGTGAGGACGATGGATACGAGTGGGCCGGGAAATGTTTTCTGCCGGTAAAGGCCCGTCCTCGTCCCGACACGTCGAACTACCCATAG
- a CDS encoding FmdE family protein, with amino-acid sequence MSASPRLLPALVLLSALGCAGSPHAPALRPEALSRVAAVHGGAGPWAVAGYRMGQYALQHLGLPAGSFDLEVLHHSPPQVQFACIADGAAAATGASLGKLNLSLAEVARPDGTATAFRNRATGQSVTLKPAARFFERYLNVPREHLADAGGEVLTLPEAEVFEVVATP; translated from the coding sequence ATGTCTGCCTCGCCCCGCTTGCTTCCTGCCCTGGTCCTCCTCTCTGCGCTGGGGTGCGCAGGCTCCCCGCACGCTCCCGCCCTCCGCCCGGAGGCGCTGAGCCGGGTGGCCGCCGTTCATGGGGGCGCGGGCCCCTGGGCCGTCGCGGGCTACCGCATGGGCCAGTACGCGCTTCAGCACCTGGGGCTCCCGGCGGGCAGCTTCGATCTGGAGGTCCTGCACCACAGCCCCCCACAGGTGCAGTTCGCCTGCATCGCGGATGGGGCAGCGGCCGCGACGGGCGCCAGCCTCGGCAAGCTCAACCTGTCCCTCGCGGAGGTGGCCCGTCCCGATGGCACCGCCACGGCCTTCCGCAACCGGGCGACGGGCCAGTCCGTCACGCTGAAGCCCGCCGCGCGCTTCTTCGAGCGCTATCTCAATGTCCCGCGCGAGCACCTGGCGGACGCCGGCGGCGAGGTGCTGACGCTTCCGGAGGCCGAGGTGTTCGAGGTGGTGGCCACCCCGTAG
- a CDS encoding methyltransferase, whose protein sequence is MNPSPPPPAQLLVDLGFGFILSGALAAVTQLGVADRLAEGPKHPQVLAKELGADARSLFRLLRLLASVNVFVEDAEGRFGLTPAADLLRSQVPGSLRDAVLMLTQKVFWLPAGELAETVRTGQTPFDRIFGKPFFDYLAGDAAEAATFHQGMSSLSDLENGPIAHSYDFSPFQRVVDVGGGHGGFLIEALRATPSLRGVLFDHAHVLSGSRIASAGLSDRCEQAVGDFFQTVPAGADVYVLKRILHDWGDEVCVNILRNCRSAMKPGGRVLVIDTVIPPGNGPHGGKVLDVMMMASLPGRERTEEDFRKLFALAGLRLSRIISTPTALSITEAVAA, encoded by the coding sequence ATGAACCCGTCCCCTCCCCCCCCGGCCCAGCTCCTCGTCGATCTCGGCTTTGGATTCATCCTCTCCGGCGCCCTCGCGGCGGTCACCCAGCTCGGCGTCGCGGACCGCCTGGCCGAGGGGCCCAAGCATCCCCAGGTGCTCGCGAAAGAGCTGGGGGCCGATGCGCGCTCGCTCTTCCGGCTGCTCCGCCTGCTGGCGAGCGTGAACGTGTTCGTCGAAGACGCCGAAGGCCGTTTTGGCCTGACCCCCGCCGCCGACCTGCTGCGCTCGCAGGTCCCCGGCTCGCTGCGGGATGCGGTGCTGATGCTCACCCAGAAAGTCTTCTGGCTTCCGGCGGGAGAGCTGGCGGAGACAGTGCGGACAGGACAGACGCCGTTCGATCGCATCTTCGGCAAGCCCTTCTTCGATTACCTCGCGGGCGATGCGGCGGAGGCGGCCACCTTCCACCAGGGCATGTCCAGCCTCTCGGATCTGGAGAACGGCCCCATCGCGCACAGCTATGACTTCAGCCCCTTCCAGCGGGTGGTGGATGTCGGCGGTGGACACGGAGGGTTCCTCATCGAGGCACTCCGCGCCACGCCCTCGCTCCGCGGAGTGCTCTTCGACCATGCCCACGTCCTGAGCGGCTCCCGGATCGCCAGCGCCGGACTTTCGGACCGCTGCGAGCAGGCCGTGGGGGATTTCTTCCAGACGGTTCCCGCGGGCGCGGATGTGTATGTCCTGAAGCGCATCCTCCACGACTGGGGCGACGAGGTGTGCGTCAACATCCTGCGCAACTGCCGGAGCGCCATGAAGCCCGGAGGGCGCGTCCTGGTCATCGACACCGTCATTCCCCCGGGTAACGGGCCCCATGGGGGCAAGGTGCTGGATGTCATGATGATGGCCTCGCTCCCGGGCCGAGAGCGCACCGAGGAGGACTTCCGGAAGCTCTTCGCCCTGGCGGGTCTCCGGCTGTCGCGCATCATCTCCACGCCGACGGCCCTCAGCATCACCGAGGCCGTTGCCGCCTGA
- a CDS encoding ATP-grasp domain-containing protein, with protein sequence MNFVFVSPQFPPHFYLFVQALREQGFKVLGIGDAPYDSLRPELRDALQEYFYTPNLTDTDAMLRAVGYFTWKHGLVHRIESLNESWLAVEATLREHFNVPGLRPPDIARLRTKFGMAQVFRSANIPHPLCERAVDGPQVKAFAQRAGYPVVIKPDVGVGAVRTFKLSSDAEVDATIIQPLADAVVQNFVRGQIFTYDGFVDPQGRVVFAISHQYLDGIMEVVNEVRDSAFWTLREMPQELEAIGRKTLAALGLRERWFHLEFFRGEDGRFLVLEANLRPPGATMTDTMNYACDVDVYRLWARMLTGETMDGVRIEAHYHAGHITRRHANRHYRLSREEFISRLGENLILFGETPPAYRVNLGDEMYLVRYKSLDQLREAISWAHAQVD encoded by the coding sequence ATGAATTTCGTCTTCGTCTCCCCCCAGTTCCCGCCGCATTTCTATCTCTTCGTTCAGGCGCTACGGGAGCAAGGGTTCAAGGTGCTCGGCATTGGGGATGCCCCCTACGACAGCCTGCGTCCGGAGCTGCGTGACGCGCTGCAGGAGTATTTCTACACGCCCAACCTCACCGACACGGACGCGATGCTGCGCGCGGTGGGCTACTTCACCTGGAAGCACGGCCTCGTGCACCGCATCGAGTCGCTCAACGAGAGCTGGCTGGCGGTAGAGGCCACCCTGCGCGAGCACTTCAACGTTCCTGGCTTGCGTCCCCCGGACATTGCCCGCTTGCGCACCAAGTTTGGCATGGCCCAGGTCTTCCGCTCGGCGAACATCCCGCATCCGCTGTGCGAGCGCGCGGTGGATGGCCCGCAGGTGAAAGCCTTTGCCCAACGCGCGGGCTACCCCGTCGTCATCAAGCCGGACGTGGGCGTGGGCGCGGTGCGTACCTTCAAGTTGTCGTCGGACGCGGAGGTGGACGCCACGATCATCCAGCCGCTCGCGGACGCCGTGGTGCAGAACTTCGTGAGGGGGCAGATCTTCACCTACGACGGCTTCGTGGATCCCCAGGGCCGCGTGGTCTTCGCCATCAGCCACCAGTACCTCGACGGCATCATGGAGGTGGTCAACGAGGTGCGGGACTCGGCGTTCTGGACGCTGCGCGAGATGCCGCAGGAACTGGAGGCCATCGGGCGCAAGACGCTGGCGGCGCTGGGGCTGCGCGAGCGCTGGTTCCACCTGGAGTTCTTCCGGGGCGAGGATGGCCGCTTCCTGGTGCTGGAGGCGAACCTGCGGCCGCCCGGGGCCACGATGACGGACACCATGAACTACGCCTGCGACGTGGACGTGTACCGGCTCTGGGCGAGGATGCTCACCGGAGAGACGATGGACGGGGTGCGCATCGAGGCGCACTACCACGCGGGCCACATCACCCGCCGCCATGCCAACCGCCACTACCGCCTCTCACGCGAGGAGTTCATCTCCCGGCTCGGGGAGAACCTCATCCTCTTCGGGGAGACGCCGCCCGCCTACCGGGTCAACCTGGGGGATGAGATGTACCTGGTGCGCTACAAGAGCCTGGATCAACTGCGCGAGGCCATCTCCTGGGCGCATGCTCAGGTGGACTGA
- a CDS encoding sterol desaturase family protein, whose protein sequence is MQWAIDALHTVPLGYAAGLFLLQNVGVFALAVMLGEGLVRRFAHRRVAPEALALQPQELVLAGVCVLLNSAVTFAGLLLWRQGWIRFRLDTGPRVLVDLVVLVGVMDLAMYWMHRAAHSRWLYGWLHAAHHRYTRARPLTLFVMNPLEVLGFGTLWLALCVAYEASWLAMMLYLVFNTVWGVLGHLGVEPFPDGWVRWPGARAVATTTFHARHHLDLAHHYGFYTVVWDRLFGTLAPDYEASFARPQPAGVSPPEHAPRRWPRAVDPGSCSAPGTSHPPG, encoded by the coding sequence ATGCAGTGGGCCATCGACGCACTCCACACCGTGCCGCTGGGGTACGCCGCGGGGCTCTTTCTCCTCCAGAACGTGGGCGTCTTCGCCCTGGCCGTCATGCTGGGCGAGGGGCTGGTGCGGCGCTTCGCCCACCGCCGCGTGGCCCCCGAGGCGCTGGCCCTCCAGCCACAGGAACTCGTGCTCGCGGGAGTGTGCGTCCTGCTCAACAGCGCCGTCACCTTCGCGGGCCTCCTGCTGTGGCGGCAGGGGTGGATCCGCTTCCGGCTCGACACGGGCCCGCGCGTGCTCGTGGACCTGGTGGTGCTCGTGGGGGTGATGGACCTGGCCATGTACTGGATGCACCGCGCGGCCCACTCGCGGTGGCTCTACGGCTGGCTGCACGCGGCCCATCACCGCTACACGCGGGCCCGGCCGCTCACGCTCTTCGTGATGAATCCCCTGGAAGTGCTGGGCTTCGGCACCCTGTGGCTGGCCCTGTGCGTGGCATACGAGGCCTCCTGGCTCGCCATGATGCTCTACCTGGTCTTCAACACTGTCTGGGGCGTGCTGGGCCACCTCGGGGTGGAGCCCTTCCCGGACGGCTGGGTGCGCTGGCCCGGCGCCCGGGCCGTGGCCACCACCACGTTCCACGCCCGGCACCACCTGGACCTGGCGCACCACTACGGCTTCTACACCGTGGTGTGGGACCGGCTCTTCGGCACGCTGGCGCCGGACTATGAGGCCTCATTCGCCCGGCCCCAACCGGCTGGGGTCAGTCCACCTGAGCATGCGCCCAGGAGATGGCCTCGCGCAGTTGATCCAGGCTCTTGTAGCGCACCAGGTACATCTCATCCCCCAGGTTGA
- a CDS encoding Kelch repeat-containing protein: MLSLNAQAGTWSATSPAPMPYAAEAILRLSGTGEAMTIWAGFVQRYNPYTDTWRITSPMCPPGMCSNPMLTEFPSGKVLAISMAPGRMGGEVRLSTYAPETDQWTYLTQGFKVYRRDPAITLLPSGRALATGGYNYSEIPQATALSSAEEFDPVTETWTLLPGKMLTARSNHTATVLYSGKVLVTGGLTSDRQPLASAELYDPATGTWTAAGTLSHPRERHQAIRLGSGHVMVLSGQDNSTQTAVDIYDPYNQRWYAGPALPFAQPSSATLLTTHEVLVTNNSGQAALYSPSQNAWQLEPSPPSSYLRPAVLLYTGQVFFMPGDQPGAVRYTR, from the coding sequence TTGCTTTCCCTCAACGCCCAGGCCGGGACGTGGTCCGCCACGTCCCCCGCCCCCATGCCCTATGCCGCCGAGGCGATCCTGCGGCTCAGCGGCACGGGGGAGGCCATGACCATCTGGGCGGGATTCGTGCAGCGCTACAATCCCTACACGGACACGTGGCGAATCACGAGTCCCATGTGTCCTCCCGGAATGTGCAGCAATCCCATGCTGACCGAGTTCCCCTCAGGCAAGGTGCTGGCCATCTCGATGGCCCCAGGCCGGATGGGTGGGGAGGTAAGGCTGAGCACCTACGCCCCGGAAACAGATCAGTGGACCTACCTGACGCAAGGGTTCAAGGTTTACCGCAGGGATCCGGCCATCACGTTGCTCCCCTCGGGCCGGGCCCTCGCGACCGGAGGATACAATTACTCGGAAATCCCGCAGGCCACCGCCCTGTCAAGCGCCGAGGAATTCGACCCCGTCACGGAGACCTGGACCCTTCTGCCAGGGAAGATGCTGACGGCCCGGAGTAACCACACCGCGACGGTGCTCTACTCGGGCAAGGTCCTGGTCACCGGGGGGCTCACGTCGGACCGGCAGCCGCTCGCCTCCGCCGAACTGTACGATCCCGCCACCGGCACCTGGACGGCGGCGGGCACGCTGTCACACCCCCGGGAACGTCACCAGGCGATCCGGCTCGGTTCGGGTCACGTGATGGTCTTGAGCGGTCAGGACAACTCCACCCAGACCGCCGTGGACATCTATGACCCGTACAATCAGCGCTGGTACGCGGGTCCCGCCCTTCCCTTCGCGCAGCCGTCCAGCGCGACGCTGCTCACCACCCACGAAGTGCTGGTCACGAACAACAGTGGGCAGGCGGCGCTGTACTCGCCCTCCCAAAATGCCTGGCAGTTGGAGCCCTCCCCCCCTTCCTCCTATTTGAGGCCTGCGGTCCTGCTCTACACGGGCCAGGTATTCTTCATGCCTGGAGACCAGCCCGGCGCGGTGCGCTACACGCGCTGA
- a CDS encoding M3 family metallopeptidase, producing the protein MSSSPSESKAQETNPLLASWTGPYGGVPAFDRFAVSQFRSGLEEAMEANRRDIAAITANTQAPTFENTLAAMEDSGRTLNDVGTVFGVWASTLNSPEFQIIEREMAPKLAAFSDEIYQNEKLFQRIEAVYNSPDKAKLNPEQQRLAWYYYTNFVRSGAKLDATAKKRLADINQRLATLYTSFSQNVLADEEGYAVILETEADLAGLSSSIRDAAAAAAEARGQKGKWAITNTRSSMEPFLTYSTRRDLREKVWRNYVNRGDNGDARDNNALITEILQLRAERAKLLGYPTHAHWRLENAMAKTPERATALMEAVWPAAVARVREEVADMQAIANKEGTKLKIAPWDYRFYAEKVRKAKYDLDENEVKPYLQLEKLREGMFWVAGELFGFTFSPVSDVPVYHPDVRVWEVKDKASGKHVGLWYFDPYARAGKRSGAWMNAYRNQERFKGDITTIVSNNSNFLKGNPGEPVLISWEDASTLFHEFGHALHGLSSNVTYPSLSGTSVARDYVEFPSQLLEHWLSTPEVLNRYALHYQTGKPIPPELVAKIDKASTFNQGFATVEYLSSALVDMKLHTAGDQKIDPDAFERDTLKKLGMPEEIVMRHRTPQFGHIFSGDGYSAGYYSYLWSDTLTADAYEAFTQGKGPYDSDVAARLRKNVFSAGNTVDPAEAYRVFRGKDAGIQALMRKRGFPVPK; encoded by the coding sequence ATGAGCAGCAGCCCATCCGAATCGAAAGCCCAGGAGACCAACCCCCTGCTGGCCTCCTGGACCGGCCCCTACGGCGGAGTCCCAGCCTTTGACCGCTTCGCCGTCTCGCAGTTCCGGTCCGGCCTGGAAGAGGCGATGGAGGCCAACCGCCGGGACATCGCCGCCATCACGGCCAACACGCAGGCCCCCACCTTCGAGAACACCCTGGCCGCGATGGAGGACTCCGGACGGACGCTCAACGACGTCGGCACCGTCTTCGGCGTCTGGGCCTCGACGCTCAACAGCCCCGAGTTCCAGATCATCGAGCGGGAGATGGCCCCCAAGCTCGCGGCCTTCTCGGATGAAATCTACCAGAACGAGAAGCTCTTCCAGCGCATCGAGGCCGTGTACAACTCTCCGGACAAGGCGAAGCTGAACCCCGAGCAGCAGCGCCTCGCGTGGTACTACTACACGAACTTCGTGCGCTCGGGCGCCAAGCTCGACGCCACCGCCAAGAAGCGCCTGGCGGACATCAACCAGCGCCTCGCCACGCTCTACACCTCCTTCAGCCAGAACGTGCTGGCCGACGAGGAGGGCTACGCCGTCATCCTGGAGACGGAGGCGGACCTGGCGGGCCTGTCCAGCTCCATCCGGGATGCCGCCGCCGCCGCCGCCGAGGCGCGGGGCCAGAAGGGCAAGTGGGCCATCACCAACACGCGCTCCTCCATGGAGCCGTTCCTCACCTACTCGACCCGCCGGGACCTGCGCGAGAAGGTCTGGCGCAACTACGTCAACCGCGGCGACAACGGGGACGCGCGCGACAACAACGCGCTCATCACGGAGATCCTCCAGCTGCGCGCCGAGCGCGCCAAGCTGCTCGGGTACCCGACGCACGCGCACTGGCGGCTCGAGAACGCCATGGCCAAGACGCCGGAGCGCGCCACGGCCCTGATGGAGGCCGTGTGGCCCGCGGCCGTCGCCCGCGTCCGCGAGGAAGTGGCCGACATGCAGGCCATCGCCAACAAAGAGGGCACCAAGCTGAAGATCGCCCCCTGGGACTACCGCTTCTACGCGGAGAAGGTCCGCAAGGCGAAGTACGACCTGGATGAGAACGAGGTGAAGCCCTACCTCCAGTTGGAGAAGCTGCGCGAGGGCATGTTCTGGGTGGCCGGGGAGCTGTTTGGCTTCACCTTCTCGCCCGTGAGCGATGTGCCCGTCTACCACCCGGACGTGCGCGTCTGGGAGGTGAAGGACAAGGCCAGCGGCAAGCACGTGGGGCTCTGGTACTTCGATCCCTACGCCCGCGCCGGGAAGCGCTCGGGGGCGTGGATGAACGCCTACCGCAACCAGGAGCGGTTCAAGGGCGACATCACCACCATCGTCTCGAACAACTCCAACTTCCTGAAGGGCAACCCCGGCGAGCCTGTCCTCATCAGCTGGGAGGACGCCTCCACCCTGTTCCACGAGTTTGGCCACGCGCTGCACGGGCTGAGCTCCAACGTCACCTACCCGTCGCTGTCCGGCACGTCCGTGGCGCGCGACTACGTGGAGTTCCCCTCCCAGCTCCTGGAGCACTGGCTGTCCACGCCCGAGGTGCTCAACCGCTACGCGCTGCACTACCAGACGGGCAAGCCCATCCCGCCCGAGCTGGTAGCGAAGATCGACAAGGCCTCCACCTTCAACCAGGGCTTCGCCACGGTGGAGTACCTGTCGAGCGCGCTGGTGGACATGAAGCTGCACACGGCCGGTGACCAGAAGATCGATCCCGACGCGTTCGAGCGCGACACGCTGAAGAAGCTCGGCATGCCCGAGGAAATCGTCATGCGGCACCGCACGCCCCAGTTCGGCCACATCTTCTCGGGCGACGGGTACTCGGCCGGCTACTACAGCTACCTCTGGTCGGACACCCTCACGGCCGACGCGTACGAGGCCTTCACGCAGGGCAAGGGGCCGTATGATTCGGACGTGGCCGCGCGGCTGCGGAAGAACGTCTTCTCGGCCGGCAACACCGTGGATCCGGCGGAGGCCTACCGGGTCTTCCGGGGCAAGGACGCGGGCATCCAAGCGCTGATGCGCAAGCGCGGCTTCCCGGTTCCCAAGTAG
- a CDS encoding saccharopine dehydrogenase family protein — protein MPKSEKTEFDIILWGATGFTGRLVAEYLSKTQDTHGATWALAGRDRTRLEQVRASLGALNASSANLPIVLADARNAASLDAMVARTRVVISTVGPYARHGNELVAACARSGTDYCDLTGEVHWMRRMIDAHHEEAQKSGARIVHTCGFDSIPSDLGVLMLQEAMKERHGTHCHRVNYYMTRMRGGISGGTLASMMQMMEEMAADPSVRRVMGNPHALDPEPRRGTREERDQMGVRYSAELGRWTAPFLMASVNTRVVRRSNALLGYPWGRDFFYAESSSFAPGVKGLLTAAGMTAGMGAFMAAASITPVRRLLEQRVLPGPGEGPSAEARENGFFEVRLRGEGTSPKGGTLRLEGKVASQGDPGYAATARMLSQSALCLAFDPPATGGGVLTPASSMGSTLIERLRKAGMTFEVTERPPAA, from the coding sequence ATGCCCAAATCCGAGAAAACCGAGTTCGACATCATCCTCTGGGGCGCCACCGGGTTCACCGGACGCCTCGTCGCCGAGTACCTCTCCAAGACCCAGGACACCCACGGCGCCACGTGGGCGCTGGCGGGCCGGGACCGCACCCGGCTGGAGCAGGTCCGCGCGTCGCTGGGCGCCCTCAATGCCTCGAGCGCCAACCTCCCCATCGTCCTCGCGGACGCCCGGAACGCCGCCTCGCTGGATGCGATGGTGGCGCGCACGCGCGTGGTCATCTCCACCGTGGGCCCCTACGCCCGCCATGGCAACGAGCTGGTGGCGGCCTGTGCCCGGAGCGGCACGGACTACTGTGACTTGACCGGCGAGGTGCACTGGATGCGCCGGATGATCGACGCGCACCACGAGGAAGCCCAGAAGAGCGGCGCGCGCATCGTCCACACCTGTGGCTTCGACTCCATCCCCTCGGACCTGGGCGTGCTGATGCTCCAGGAGGCCATGAAGGAGCGCCACGGCACGCACTGCCACCGCGTGAACTACTACATGACGCGCATGCGCGGCGGCATCAGCGGGGGCACCTTGGCGAGCATGATGCAGATGATGGAGGAGATGGCGGCGGACCCCTCCGTCCGCCGGGTGATGGGCAATCCCCACGCGCTGGACCCGGAGCCCCGGCGGGGCACCCGCGAGGAGCGCGACCAGATGGGCGTGCGCTACAGCGCGGAGCTGGGCCGGTGGACGGCCCCCTTCCTGATGGCCTCCGTCAACACGCGCGTGGTCCGCCGCTCCAATGCCCTGCTCGGCTACCCCTGGGGCCGGGACTTCTTCTACGCGGAGTCCTCCAGCTTCGCCCCCGGCGTGAAGGGGCTGCTCACCGCCGCGGGCATGACGGCGGGAATGGGCGCCTTCATGGCGGCGGCGAGCATCACCCCGGTGCGGCGCCTGCTCGAGCAGCGCGTCCTGCCGGGCCCCGGCGAGGGCCCCTCGGCCGAGGCGCGCGAGAACGGCTTCTTCGAGGTGCGGCTGCGCGGCGAGGGCACCTCCCCGAAGGGCGGCACGCTCCGCCTGGAGGGCAAGGTGGCCTCCCAGGGCGACCCGGGCTACGCGGCGACGGCCCGGATGCTCTCCCAGTCCGCCCTGTGCCTGGCCTTCGACCCGCCCGCCACCGGGGGCGGTGTGCTCACCCCCGCCTCCAGCATGGGCTCCACGCTCATCGAGCGGCTGCGAAAGGCCGGGATGACGTTCGAAGTCACCGAACGCCCCCCGGCGGCCTGA